The Gottschalkia purinilytica genome has a segment encoding these proteins:
- a CDS encoding insulinase family protein, with protein MKRVHQSIFKRVISTLLIFFNLLILFPFNSLATNEDTLKVGGVYSGFKLISQKNINEIDSNTMVFNHEKTGARLIFLKNNDTNKTFSINFRTPPKDNTGVNHIIEHSVLNGSKKYPVKDPFLQMNKQSLKTFLNAFTASDYTSYPVSSKNEKDFFNLMSVYLDAVFYPNIYDNPYILMQEGWRHELTSKDAPLKYNGIVYSEMKGALSSPESALHSTINASLFPNSIYKWNSGGDPDSIPNLTKEQFLNTHKEYYSPSNSYIYLYGNLDILKSLKFIDEEYLNNFDKTNINTSIKPQKSFTKKQIVVDKYPISKGSSTKNKTFLSLNYVVDTVKNKEDILGFAILDKLLFGTDNSPLKKALIENQLGNTAYSQLDVQKLQPTYSIVVSNSEESKKDKFEKVIKKTLKEIVKNGFDKESLDAAFNSYEISTRLENSGASRGIGYSGSVMLGWLYDQDPTLYLEHNKDINNIKKKIEKKYFENLIEKYLLNNKHSSLVILKPSPGLEESKNTELKKKLEDYKKSLSPKEIENLVTQTNEFKKWQETPDSEEALNSLPSLSISDISKSIEKLPTVEREIDNIKILDHSLFTNNITFTNMYFDSSGIPQDKLLYLHLLSDMLGKVSTEKYDEKTLSKLVSSNTGSIRFNPKTFSKYKGNGEYYPKLAVSLNSLDENLLKSFELVEEIINKSKFDNKQNIKKLINEKISELESVVNNYTHSIALSRAISYISEEGKYNDLSIIEYYNFLRDLNKNYDSKFNDIQKNLNEVSNIIFNKNNLIVSYTGDKENYSKFEKSFKSISSKIKDGKFEPQKYEFDYSTKNEGLTLSSKVQNIAKVYDFTKLGYDYSGKMKVLNNILNNDYLWQEVRVKGGAYGGMFDIAPTGRLVFLSYRDPNLKETLNVFDKAPDYLRNFKANDKDMTNHIIGTIGNIDAPLDPNQKGSIADMYYISNITDEDLQKERDEILNTKSEDIVSYTDMIEKAMKENYYCVVGSESKINENKDLFNSVKSAVNNE; from the coding sequence ATGAAAAGAGTACATCAAAGTATCTTTAAAAGAGTAATATCAACCTTATTAATCTTTTTTAATCTCTTAATACTATTCCCATTTAACAGCCTAGCAACAAATGAAGATACACTTAAAGTAGGTGGTGTTTACTCAGGTTTTAAACTTATCTCTCAGAAAAATATTAATGAAATTGACTCCAATACTATGGTTTTTAATCATGAAAAGACTGGTGCTAGGCTTATTTTTTTGAAAAATAATGATACTAATAAAACTTTCTCAATTAATTTTAGAACTCCACCAAAAGATAACACTGGAGTTAATCACATAATTGAACATTCTGTATTAAATGGTTCAAAAAAATATCCTGTTAAGGATCCATTTTTACAAATGAATAAACAGTCTCTAAAGACATTTTTAAATGCATTTACTGCATCTGACTATACATCTTATCCTGTATCTAGCAAAAATGAAAAAGATTTTTTCAATCTAATGTCAGTTTATTTAGATGCTGTATTTTATCCAAACATATATGATAATCCATATATACTTATGCAAGAAGGATGGCGTCATGAACTTACTTCAAAAGATGCTCCACTTAAATATAATGGAATAGTATATAGTGAAATGAAAGGCGCATTGTCGTCACCTGAATCAGCTCTACACAGTACAATAAATGCTTCACTTTTTCCAAATAGTATTTACAAATGGAATTCTGGTGGTGATCCTGATAGTATTCCGAATCTTACAAAAGAACAATTTCTAAATACTCATAAAGAATATTATTCTCCATCAAACAGCTATATATATCTATATGGAAATCTTGATATATTAAAGTCACTTAAGTTTATAGATGAAGAATATTTAAATAATTTTGATAAAACAAATATTAATACAAGTATAAAACCACAAAAATCATTTACTAAAAAACAAATAGTAGTAGATAAATATCCTATTTCTAAAGGATCGTCTACAAAAAACAAAACATTTTTATCATTAAATTATGTAGTTGACACAGTAAAAAATAAAGAAGATATTTTAGGATTTGCAATACTTGATAAACTACTTTTTGGAACAGACAATTCTCCTCTTAAAAAAGCACTTATAGAAAATCAATTAGGTAATACTGCCTATAGTCAACTTGATGTTCAAAAGCTCCAACCAACATATAGTATAGTTGTATCGAACTCTGAAGAATCTAAAAAAGATAAATTCGAAAAAGTTATTAAAAAAACATTAAAAGAAATTGTTAAAAATGGTTTTGATAAAGAATCCTTAGATGCAGCTTTCAACTCATATGAAATATCTACAAGACTTGAAAATTCTGGTGCTTCAAGAGGAATAGGATATTCTGGCTCAGTTATGTTAGGATGGCTATATGATCAAGATCCTACACTATACCTTGAACATAACAAAGATATAAATAATATTAAGAAGAAAATAGAAAAGAAATATTTTGAAAACTTAATTGAAAAATATCTTTTAAATAATAAGCATTCTTCACTTGTAATACTAAAGCCAAGTCCAGGGCTTGAAGAATCTAAGAATACTGAGTTGAAGAAAAAACTTGAAGATTATAAGAAAAGTTTATCTCCTAAAGAGATTGAAAACTTAGTAACTCAAACTAATGAGTTTAAAAAATGGCAAGAAACACCTGATTCAGAGGAAGCTTTAAATTCTCTACCTTCACTTTCTATATCTGATATTAGTAAAAGCATAGAAAAGCTTCCAACAGTTGAACGTGAAATAGATAATATTAAGATTTTAGATCATTCATTATTTACAAATAACATCACATTCACTAATATGTATTTTGATAGTTCTGGTATTCCTCAAGATAAATTGCTATATCTACATCTATTGTCAGATATGCTTGGAAAAGTATCAACAGAAAAATATGATGAAAAGACTCTTTCAAAATTAGTATCAAGTAACACAGGAAGTATTAGATTCAATCCTAAAACCTTTTCAAAGTATAAAGGTAATGGAGAATATTATCCTAAACTAGCTGTTTCTCTAAACTCTCTTGATGAAAACTTATTAAAATCATTTGAACTAGTTGAAGAAATTATAAATAAAAGTAAGTTTGATAATAAACAAAATATTAAAAAATTGATTAATGAAAAGATATCAGAGCTTGAATCTGTAGTAAACAATTATACTCACTCTATAGCTTTATCACGCGCTATATCATATATAAGTGAAGAGGGTAAATATAACGATCTAAGTATAATTGAATACTACAACTTTCTACGTGATTTAAATAAAAACTACGATAGTAAATTTAATGATATACAAAAAAATCTTAATGAAGTATCTAATATAATTTTTAATAAAAACAACTTGATTGTAAGTTACACAGGTGATAAAGAAAATTACTCTAAATTTGAAAAATCATTTAAGTCTATATCATCAAAAATAAAAGATGGAAAATTTGAACCTCAAAAATATGAGTTTGATTATTCTACAAAAAATGAAGGTCTTACTTTATCATCAAAAGTACAAAACATAGCTAAAGTATATGATTTTACTAAATTGGGATATGACTATTCTGGAAAAATGAAAGTACTTAACAACATTCTAAATAATGACTACTTATGGCAAGAGGTAAGAGTTAAAGGAGGAGCCTATGGTGGTATGTTTGATATCGCACCTACTGGTCGACTAGTATTCTTGTCTTATAGAGATCCAAACTTAAAAGAAACTTTAAATGTATTTGACAAAGCACCTGACTATCTTAGAAATTTCAAAGCAAATGATAAAGACATGACAAATCATATAATAGGAACAATAGGTAATATAGATGCCCCACTTGATCCTAACCAAAAAGGATCAATAGCAGATATGTATTATATAAGTAATATAACAGATGAAGATTTACAAAAAGAACGTGATGAAATACTTAATACTAAATCTGAAGATATAGTAAGTTATACTGATATGATAGAAAAAGCTATGAAAGAAAATTACTACTGTGTAGTAGGAAGTGAATCTAAAATAAATGAAAATAAAGATTTATTTAATTCTGTTAAAAGTGCTGTGAATAATGAATAG
- the ybaK gene encoding Cys-tRNA(Pro) deacylase, translating to MAQAKTNAMRILDQKNIDYEIITYDSSDGSIDGISVAQKIKKDPSCVYKTLVVQGNSKNIYVFVIPVMEELDLKKGAKVAGEKKIEMIPVKDIQKWTGYIRGGCSPIGMKKSYKTFIDSSASNIEKIVVSAGKIGTQIEINVNNLSKVIDASLEDVIK from the coding sequence ATGGCACAAGCTAAAACTAATGCAATGCGTATATTAGATCAAAAAAATATAGATTATGAAATCATTACATACGATAGTAGTGATGGAAGTATAGATGGAATTTCTGTTGCACAAAAAATAAAGAAAGATCCAAGTTGTGTTTATAAAACGCTAGTTGTACAAGGAAATAGTAAAAATATATATGTGTTTGTTATACCTGTTATGGAAGAATTGGACTTAAAGAAAGGTGCTAAAGTTGCAGGTGAAAAGAAGATTGAAATGATACCAGTTAAGGATATTCAAAAGTGGACAGGATATATTAGGGGAGGATGTTCACCTATTGGAATGAAAAAAAGTTATAAAACTTTTATTGACTCTAGTGCATCAAATATAGAAAAAATAGTAGTAAGTGCTGGTAAAATAGGGACTCAAATTGAAATTAATGTAAATAATTTAAGCAAAGTTATAGATGCTTCACTTGAAGATGTAATAAAATAA